The following proteins are encoded in a genomic region of Nitrospirota bacterium:
- a CDS encoding ATP-binding protein, giving the protein MREGPHYRKAAARLGPYVEEVVLKLLAANRGYRVYCNNLKKLAEDILQARMKNNLNILFKKILSAKLWILDDWGVTTMSREIAEEAFDLLDRRKYSSAMILTSNRDVEEWPQLFPDPVLSNATIDRIFDRADISIFKGKSYRLKGKIQVKNVDLKIQKKYPY; this is encoded by the coding sequence ATGAGAGAAGGCCCCCACTATCGGAAGGCAGCGGCAAGGCTTGGTCCGTATGTGGAAGAGGTTGTGCTGAAACTGCTTGCAGCAAACAGAGGCTATCGTGTCTACTGTAACAACTTGAAGAAGTTGGCGGAGGATATTCTGCAGGCCAGGATGAAAAACAACCTCAATATCTTATTTAAAAAAATCCTCTCAGCCAAGCTCTGGATTCTTGATGATTGGGGCGTAACAACCATGAGCCGTGAGATTGCCGAGGAGGCGTTTGATCTTCTGGACAGAAGAAAATACAGCTCGGCCATGATTCTGACTTCTAACCGGGATGTAGAGGAATGGCCGCAGCTGTTCCCTGATCCCGTCCTCTCTAATGCAACCATTGACAGAATCTTCGACCGTGCTGATATCTCCATCTTTAAGGGAAAGAGCTATCGCTTAAAAGGAAAAATTCAGGTGAAAAATGTTGACTTAAAAATACAGAAGAAGTATCCTTATTAA
- a CDS encoding glycosyltransferase family 1 protein, with protein MILLNSRFLTHKTTGVQRYAVEISKQLKKLHSDVKFIAPKKILDKDLERELCVITTGKNNGHFWEQIDLPLYLKRVGNPLLINLCNTAPLLYSNQIITILDLSFLRNPKWFLRSFYLYYKFLIPKIAKKASKIITISEFSKKEIMDLLNVPEDKIHVIYCAVSGSVINLTSPEAYNRYAKYILAVSSLDPRKNFKNLIMAYNNLKLSETRLVIVGSENKVFSDSKLRNIINASKDIIFTGYVSDEELAVLYKNAKLFVYPSLYEGFGIPPLEAMACGCPVVVSNAASLPEVCGDAAYYVDPYDIDDIARGISEVLNNEKLQEELGQKGLERVKLFSWKDSAEKLLSVIKEVCDG; from the coding sequence ATGATACTGTTAAACTCCCGCTTTCTAACACATAAAACAACTGGTGTTCAAAGATATGCTGTTGAAATATCTAAGCAACTTAAAAAGCTACATTCTGATGTGAAATTTATTGCACCAAAAAAAATTCTTGATAAAGATTTAGAAAGGGAGCTGTGTGTAATAACCACAGGTAAAAATAATGGTCATTTTTGGGAACAGATTGATTTGCCTCTTTATTTGAAGAGAGTAGGTAACCCGCTGTTGATTAATTTATGCAATACTGCGCCATTACTTTATTCAAACCAGATAATAACAATACTTGATCTATCTTTCTTAAGAAATCCGAAGTGGTTTTTACGAAGCTTTTATTTGTACTACAAATTCTTAATACCTAAAATAGCCAAGAAAGCATCAAAAATTATCACCATAAGTGAGTTTTCAAAGAAAGAGATCATGGATTTATTAAATGTCCCAGAAGACAAAATACATGTAATTTATTGTGCCGTGTCCGGGAGTGTTATTAATTTAACCAGTCCGGAGGCTTATAATAGATATGCTAAATACATACTAGCTGTTTCTTCATTAGACCCAAGAAAAAACTTCAAAAATTTAATAATGGCATATAACAATTTAAAATTATCTGAAACCAGATTGGTAATAGTAGGGTCGGAAAATAAAGTTTTTTCAGACAGCAAACTAAGGAATATAATTAATGCAAGTAAGGATATTATCTTTACTGGATATGTTTCAGATGAAGAATTGGCAGTTTTATATAAAAATGCAAAACTCTTTGTTTATCCCTCCTTATACGAAGGTTTTGGGATACCTCCATTGGAAGCCATGGCCTGTGGTTGTCCTGTAGTCGTTTCCAATGCGGCAAGCCTTCCAGAAGTTTGTGGGGATGCTGCTTACTATGTTGATCCTTATGATATTGATGATATAGCAAGGGGGATTTCTGAGGTTTTAAACAACGAGAAACTACAGGAGGAGTTAGGACAAAAAGGACTGGAAAGGGTAAAATTATTTAGCTGGAAAGATTCAGCAGAAAAGTTACTGTCTGTTATAAAGGAGGTTTGTGATGGCTAA
- the gmd gene encoding GDP-mannose 4,6-dehydratase, which produces MAKTALITGIRGQDGAYLSKLLLEKDYEVYGADRRSGGGGNWRLKELGIENDVKIICMDLLELTNIIKTIEKIKPDEVYNLAAQSFVSVSFEQPILTSDVDAMGVLRLLESIRLVTPGTKFYQASTSELFGKAQEIPQTEKTPFHPRSPYGVAKLFGHWISINYRESYDMFVCSGILFNHESPLRGIEFVTRKISYGIARIKYGFQDRIILGDLNAKRDWGYAPEYVEGMWLMLHQETPDNYVLATGETHSVREFVENAFKAAGYDIEWEGEGVNTKGMDKKSGKVLVEVSPEFYRPAEVEILIGNPAKAVEKLGWESRTKLEDLVRIMVEADLRRVEKELR; this is translated from the coding sequence ATGGCTAAAACGGCATTGATTACGGGGATTAGAGGGCAGGACGGGGCATATCTTTCTAAATTATTGCTTGAGAAAGATTATGAGGTATATGGTGCTGACAGAAGAAGCGGGGGGGGTGGAAATTGGAGACTGAAAGAGCTCGGGATTGAAAATGATGTGAAGATCATTTGTATGGATTTGCTCGAATTAACAAATATTATAAAAACTATTGAGAAGATTAAACCTGATGAAGTCTATAATCTTGCTGCTCAAAGTTTTGTAAGCGTTTCTTTTGAGCAGCCAATCTTGACATCAGATGTCGATGCAATGGGGGTTTTAAGACTCTTGGAATCTATAAGATTAGTGACCCCAGGTACGAAATTCTATCAGGCATCGACAAGTGAATTGTTTGGGAAAGCTCAGGAGATTCCGCAAACAGAAAAAACTCCGTTTCATCCAAGAAGCCCTTATGGTGTAGCAAAATTATTTGGCCACTGGATTTCTATTAATTATAGAGAATCATATGATATGTTTGTTTGTTCAGGAATATTGTTCAACCATGAGTCTCCCTTAAGAGGAATAGAGTTTGTTACGAGAAAGATAAGTTATGGGATAGCAAGAATAAAATATGGGTTTCAGGATAGAATAATTCTTGGAGATTTAAATGCTAAGAGAGATTGGGGATATGCCCCTGAATATGTTGAGGGGATGTGGTTAATGTTGCACCAGGAGACCCCTGACAACTATGTATTAGCAACGGGAGAAACGCATTCTGTCAGAGAGTTTGTGGAAAACGCTTTTAAAGCTGCTGGATATGATATTGAGTGGGAAGGGGAAGGTGTAAATACAAAAGGGATGGATAAGAAGTCAGGAAAAGTATTAGTAGAGGTTTCTCCGGAATTCTACCGTCCTGCAGAAGTTGAGATATTAATAGGGAATCCTGCAAAGGCTGTGGAAAAACTCGGATGGGAGTCAAGAACCAAACTTGAAGATTTGGTTAGAATTATGGTGGAGGCAGATCTGAGAAGGGTGGAAAAGGAATTGAGATGA
- a CDS encoding glycosyltransferase family 4 protein, whose translation MKIALVHDWLVTIAGAEKVLEAIYEIYPGPIYTLVTDREKLKGSIFENAEIFSSFIQKLPRAKKKYRNYLPFFPLAIEQFDLSEYDVVLSVSTCAAKGVLTRTDQLHISYCCTPVRYAWDLHHQYLKETGLNKGLRGTIAKLILHYIRIWDYTTVNRVDYFITLSNYIVKRIKKIYGRDSTVIYPPVDLEKFQIYTEKEDFYVTASRMVPYKKMDLIVEAFSEMPDKRLVVIGDGPDFDKIKSKAGTNVELLGYQSFEVLKDYMQRAKAFIFAAEEDFGITPVEAQACGTPVVAYGRGGVLETVIEDKTGIFFKEQTKESLAEAVERFERIQSKFDCNEIRKNAERFSKERFKREFKDFVERLLPDSLQP comes from the coding sequence ATGAAGATTGCCCTGGTACATGACTGGCTTGTGACTATTGCTGGTGCAGAGAAGGTTTTGGAGGCAATTTATGAGATATATCCTGGTCCAATCTATACCCTGGTAACAGACCGGGAAAAATTAAAAGGCAGTATCTTTGAAAATGCAGAGATATTTTCTTCTTTTATCCAGAAACTGCCCAGGGCAAAGAAGAAATATAGAAACTATTTACCCTTTTTCCCTCTTGCAATAGAGCAATTTGATTTATCTGAATACGATGTAGTACTTTCGGTTAGCACCTGTGCAGCAAAAGGTGTTTTAACACGGACGGATCAGCTCCATATTAGTTATTGTTGTACACCGGTAAGATATGCCTGGGACCTACATCATCAATATTTAAAAGAAACAGGTTTAAATAAAGGGCTAAGAGGGACAATTGCAAAGTTAATTTTACATTATATCCGTATTTGGGATTATACAACCGTAAATAGAGTAGATTACTTTATTACCCTCTCTAATTATATAGTAAAAAGAATAAAAAAGATTTACGGCAGGGATTCTACTGTTATTTATCCACCTGTGGATCTTGAGAAATTCCAAATTTATACAGAGAAAGAAGACTTTTATGTAACAGCTTCAAGGATGGTTCCATATAAGAAGATGGATTTGATTGTAGAAGCCTTTTCTGAAATGCCTGATAAGAGACTGGTCGTTATAGGCGATGGTCCGGATTTTGATAAAATAAAATCAAAAGCAGGTACGAATGTTGAACTGCTTGGATACCAGTCTTTTGAAGTTTTAAAAGACTATATGCAAAGAGCTAAAGCCTTTATTTTTGCAGCTGAAGAGGATTTCGGGATAACCCCTGTTGAAGCCCAGGCTTGCGGTACTCCTGTTGTTGCTTACGGAAGGGGTGGAGTGCTGGAGACCGTTATAGAAGACAAGACAGGTATCTTTTTCAAAGAGCAAACAAAGGAGAGCTTAGCAGAGGCTGTTGAAAGATTTGAGAGAATTCAAAGCAAATTTGATTGTAATGAAATAAGGAAAAATGCGGAAAGATTCAGTAAAGAGAGGTTTAAAAGAGAATTTAAGGATTTCGTAGAGAGGCTCTTGCCCGATAGCTTACAGCCATAG
- the rpmE gene encoding 50S ribosomal protein L31, whose protein sequence is MREGIHPDYKEAKVSCACGETFITRSIKPEIRVDICSKCHPFFTGKQKLVDTEGRVEKFRKKYAKHGK, encoded by the coding sequence GTGAGAGAGGGTATACATCCAGACTACAAAGAGGCCAAGGTTTCATGTGCCTGTGGCGAGACTTTTATAACGAGGTCGATTAAACCGGAGATCCGTGTGGATATCTGTTCAAAGTGTCATCCCTTCTTTACAGGAAAACAGAAGTTGGTTGATACTGAAGGAAGGGTTGAGAAATTCAGGAAGAAGTACGCAAAACACGGTAAGTAG